Below is a window of Halomicrobium mukohataei DSM 12286 DNA.
ACGACTCGGCCGCCACAGTCCCCGGTGAAGGCCTCGGCGTCCGCGCGGTCCTCGAAGGGGACGATCACCGGCCCGGCAGGGCTGCGTGCGTCGCTGTCGACGACGTAGTGGGCGGTTTCGGCCGGCGTCCACTCTGGGGTGGCCGACGCCGAGAGCGAGCCGCCGGCCGAGCAGTCCACCGAGACGCCGCCGTAGTCGGAGACGTACACCGCGAGTGGGAAGCCGAACTGACTGGCGCGGGCTGGCGCGTCCAGCGCACTCACCAGCCGGTCGATGCCGGGGTAGCCGACCACGTACCGGAACTGCGAGTAGAAGACCTCCGCACGGGGGACAGAGGCCCCCTCCGCACGCGCGATCTGTTCGGCTTCCATCGTGAGGCCGACGCCAACCGTCTCGTCGTACGCGACCGGCTCGGGGCGGGCACTGCCGGCGTCGGCGGTAAACGCAGCGGTCACGACGACGGCGGCGACCGCGACGAGGGCGATCGCGAACCATTGCCAGCCAGTCGCCTCAGAGGTGATCATGAACTGGCTGCCGACACGACCCCCAGCCCCAAACGTCGTGTGGTGTGCCCGTCGAAACAGGCGAGAGCAGCGGCCGATCGGTGGCCGGCAGGCCGCAGGGCGACGGTGCGGCGGGCCAGATCGGCGTTTACTCGCCGAGACGGGGACCCGGCTTCCAGGTGTTGCCTTCGAGCACCACCAGGTCGTACCGCTCCAGGACCTGCATCGTCTCGACGACGGCCGCGGCGTCGTAGTCGGCGGCCATCTCGCCGGGCAGTTCGTCGGCGATGGCGCTTCGGGTGCCACCGCCCATGCGCTGGACCGTCTCCAGGAGCGTTTCGAGGTCGCTGGCAAGCGGGGCGAGCGCGTCCGGGCGACTCTCCTCGGATTTCAGCTTCGACACGACCTCTTCGTACCGGCCGGTGATCTCCATCGACACGGATACGTCCTCGTCAGTCGACTCGTCCTCTGACATACCCGAACCGACGGGTAGATAGATCAAAAGCGTTTCCACACGCCGCCATATCGAAACAGGCCGGAGAGATTCGTTTTCACCAGCCCATATTTGTCAGCCACTCGGCGGAATCGAGGGGCAGAGTGAGTGGACGACGCCGGTGGCGTCGGGCATAGCCGAGTCAGCTTCCCGCGTCAGAGGCCGCGTCGACGGCGCTGCCCTCAGGCCCGGAGTGGAAAGCGTCCCGGTGGTCCCCGCGGCGGACTGCGCCACGGAGTCCCGCTTCGGCGATGTTGCCGCCGTGCTCGGCCGTTCGACGGAGGCTATCGAGGACGCGGACGAGTCTGTAGTCGCCGTCCGCGCCGTCGACCAGTCGCCGCTCGATCGCGGTCGCTCGCTCTCTCACGCCGTCGCGACGGTCGAGCACGTCCCGGGCCGCCCCGGCAGCCGTCCGATCGACGACGACGCCGACGCCGTCCTCGACGACCGTCCTGGCCCGTTGGGCGAGGTCGGTGAGCGCGTCGACGGATTCGGCGGGTGGCGCTTCGAGCGCCGCCGCCGTGGTCGCGATCCGCTCTGCGTGGTCCGCGACGCGCTCCAGTTCGCAGGCGGTCCGCCAGCAGTCGAGCAGTTCGGGCCGCCGCTGGCCCAGGGCGTCGACCTCGTCGAGGCGGGCGAGCGCGCGTCCGAAGTGGCGATCGACCATCGCGGCCAGCCGGTCTGCCTGGTCGTCCCGGTCGGCGATGTCCGGGCCGCCGTCGCCGTCCAGGGCAGCCGTCGCGTCGCGGTGCATCGAGAGGGCGACGAAAGCGAGCTGGCGGACGGACTGGGGGATCGACACCTCGGCGGCGTCGACGAGGCTCTGGACCGTGATCTGAGCCGCCGTGCGCTCGTCGATCGTCACCCCGGTCATCGTGCGAGTCACCGACTGGATCCGGCGGGACTGTGCGTCGGTGAACTCGCCGGCAGCCTCGAATCTGACCGTCGACGCGCCAGCGGCGTAGGCCGCCCGAAGCGTCTGTTCGAGGTGGACCGGGCGCTGGTCCTCGACGGCCACCTCGACGCGACCGGCCCCGTCGTCGGTCTCGCGGGCCTCGACGACGAGCACGCCGTCGACGTGCGTGTGGAGGTCGACGACGGAGCCGGCTTCGAGCGACTGTTCCCGTGCCCACGACTTGGGGAGCGAGACGGTGTAGGTGCCGCCGCCGACCGTCTGGATCTTGCGAGAGTCCATGTTACCCGAACTTGCCG
It encodes the following:
- a CDS encoding phosphate signaling complex PhoU family protein encodes the protein MDSRKIQTVGGGTYTVSLPKSWAREQSLEAGSVVDLHTHVDGVLVVEARETDDGAGRVEVAVEDQRPVHLEQTLRAAYAAGASTVRFEAAGEFTDAQSRRIQSVTRTMTGVTIDERTAAQITVQSLVDAAEVSIPQSVRQLAFVALSMHRDATAALDGDGGPDIADRDDQADRLAAMVDRHFGRALARLDEVDALGQRRPELLDCWRTACELERVADHAERIATTAAALEAPPAESVDALTDLAQRARTVVEDGVGVVVDRTAAGAARDVLDRRDGVRERATAIERRLVDGADGDYRLVRVLDSLRRTAEHGGNIAEAGLRGAVRRGDHRDAFHSGPEGSAVDAASDAGS